One Mycolicibacterium pulveris genomic region harbors:
- a CDS encoding mycoredoxin, protein MSAAENPVIMYTTSWCGYCFRLKKVLQAEGIEFTEVDIESDPESAEFVASVNGGNQTVPTLKFADGSTLTNPSAKDIRAKLAS, encoded by the coding sequence ATGAGCGCTGCTGAGAACCCCGTGATCATGTACACCACGTCGTGGTGTGGTTACTGCTTTCGGCTGAAGAAGGTGTTGCAGGCCGAGGGCATCGAGTTCACCGAGGTCGACATCGAGTCCGACCCCGAGTCGGCCGAGTTCGTGGCGTCGGTCAACGGGGGCAATCAGACCGTGCCGACACTGAAGTTCGCCGACGGGTCCACGCTGACCAACCCGAGCGCCAAGGACATCAGGGCCAAGCTGGCGAGCTAG